In Deinococcus sp. YIM 134068, the following are encoded in one genomic region:
- a CDS encoding metallophosphoesterase translates to MAEPGWAAADAPAMKTLLTWKADSWDGSWLVIPDIHGHAARLRAAMEVANGPHRRSRLVFLGDLIDDSTRRREARRARATAGTPDDSREVLETVRSLVESGRAEVLLGNHEVMATAGVLDDDRALMNLWWKVGGREAAASYGWSGKGDAGALAEDLRWLREHGRLWLEVGAPESRILLSHATRPSPERLAGGRNRAADLRDDAEDHVVWFPLGLHADNGTRLRDLPLLPPDFTASLHGHMETPALWTLLDREDKPALQLDLHPGKRKLCLMVVSDDGEMKPHITFIPPD, encoded by the coding sequence ATGGCTGAGCCGGGGTGGGCTGCCGCCGACGCCCCGGCCATGAAAACCCTGCTCACCTGGAAGGCCGATAGCTGGGACGGCTCCTGGCTTGTCATCCCCGACATACATGGCCACGCGGCCCGGCTGCGCGCGGCAATGGAGGTGGCGAACGGTCCCCATCGGCGGTCGCGCCTCGTCTTCCTGGGCGACCTGATCGACGACTCGACGAGGCGGCGGGAAGCGAGGCGGGCACGAGCAACCGCAGGAACTCCCGACGACTCGCGCGAGGTGCTGGAGACGGTGCGTTCCCTCGTGGAGTCGGGCCGCGCCGAGGTCCTGCTCGGCAACCATGAGGTCATGGCCACCGCTGGCGTGCTGGACGACGACCGGGCGCTGATGAACCTGTGGTGGAAGGTCGGGGGGCGGGAGGCCGCCGCATCCTACGGCTGGAGCGGGAAGGGGGACGCGGGCGCTCTGGCCGAGGACCTGCGCTGGCTGAGGGAACACGGGCGGCTGTGGCTGGAAGTTGGAGCGCCGGAGAGCCGGATACTCCTCTCCCACGCCACGCGCCCCAGCCCCGAACGCCTCGCAGGCGGCAGGAACCGGGCCGCCGATCTCCGGGATGACGCCGAGGACCACGTGGTGTGGTTTCCGCTGGGTCTCCATGCCGACAACGGCACCCGCCTCCGCGACCTGCCCCTGTTGCCGCCCGACTTCACCGCCAGCCTCCACGGCCACATGGAGACGCCCGCCCTCTGGACGCTGCTGGACCGGGAAGACAAGCCCGCCCTTCAGCTTGACCTCCACCCCGGCAAGCGCAAGTTGTGCCTGATGGTTGTGAGCGACGACGGCGAGATGAAGCCGCACATCACGTTCATTCCGCCCGACTGA
- a CDS encoding YcjF family protein, with protein sequence MLPLVKQVLDNFNFDVDPDLTQDENVEEVIKSAALLSGAIAVEPVPFADILLITPLQAKMVLHIGKIYGFEVTPARAREIAQELGVTVGYGVIARQVMRGLAKLALPVIGGIITAPAVYGWTFALGRVAQTYFERKRQGLPFEKREQVKVVQEAKEQTRRVLPSAQDFSDLASELRRRAEEKNKGSGDGPRNLN encoded by the coding sequence ATGCTGCCGCTGGTCAAGCAGGTGCTCGACAACTTCAACTTCGACGTGGACCCGGACCTGACGCAGGACGAGAACGTTGAGGAGGTCATCAAGAGTGCGGCCCTCCTGTCGGGTGCCATCGCGGTGGAACCCGTCCCCTTCGCGGACATCCTGCTGATCACGCCCTTGCAGGCGAAGATGGTCCTGCACATCGGCAAAATCTACGGCTTCGAGGTCACGCCCGCCCGCGCCCGCGAGATCGCGCAGGAACTCGGCGTCACCGTGGGCTACGGCGTCATCGCCCGTCAGGTCATGCGCGGCCTCGCCAAGCTCGCCCTGCCCGTCATCGGCGGCATCATCACCGCGCCCGCCGTGTACGGCTGGACCTTCGCGCTGGGGCGGGTGGCGCAGACCTACTTCGAGCGCAAGCGGCAGGGCCTCCCCTTCGAGAAGCGCGAGCAGGTGAAGGTGGTACAGGAGGCCAAGGAGCAGACCCGCCGCGTGCTGCCGAGCGCCCAGGACTTCAGCGACCTTGCCTCCGAGCTGCGCCGCCGCGCCGAGGAGAAGAACAAGGGGTCGGGGGACGGCCCCCGCAACCTCAACTGA